A part of Paramisgurnus dabryanus chromosome 15, PD_genome_1.1, whole genome shotgun sequence genomic DNA contains:
- the adat3 gene encoding probable inactive tRNA-specific adenosine deaminase-like protein 3, with the protein MEPQAKRRKEMDGYNPESWDILPVLSDEQSQDTELLPAYAAPIIEKRETSRLVRELSLIYPLPGLQHIKRVRACKNSPHPLEVIVCLVKDVPEVTDGKGVTLADLSVDSGGLGEPFIVQIPATPPLTRPQFEKASKHWPTSFHEDKQITSALKGQLFTATQKAKIQEYMTAAVQAAKSGQERGMDAVGAVIVDPESEQIVAVGHDCKNGSHPLHHAVMVCIDLVACGQGGGAYNYDRYPACRYSRQESFRNSCKDVNEKDTGLPYICTGYDLYVTREPCVMCAMALVHSRISRVFYGASSVDGAMGTKYKIHCQKDLNHRFEVFKGVMIKTCEALIRK; encoded by the coding sequence ATGGAGCCACAGGCCAAACGCAGAAAGGAAATGGACGGATATAACCCAGAATCTTGGGATATTCTTCCCGTTCTCTCCGATGAGCAGTCTCAGGACACCGAATTGTTACCAGCCTATGCAGCACCCATCATCGAGAAAAGAGAAACATCTCGCTTGGTCAGAGAGCTTTCCCTGATTTACCCTTTACCTGGACTTCAGCACATTAAAAGAGTAAGGGCCTGCAAAAACAGCCCTCATCCCTTGGAGGTCATTGTGTGTTTGGTCAAGGACGTACCAGAAGTGACAGACGGCAAAGGAGTCACACTTGCCGATCTGTCCGTTGACTCCGGTGGTTTGGGAGAACCTTTTATTGTTCAAATCCCAGCTACTCCTCCACTGACAAGACCACAGTTTGAAAAAGCTAGCAAACACTGGCCCACATCGTTTCATGAGGATAAACAAATTACATCAGCTCTGAAAGGTCAGTTATTCACTGCCACTCAGAAAGCTAAAATTCAGGAGTACATGACTGCAGCCGTCCAGGCAGCAAAATCCGGGCAGGAAAGAGGAATGGATGCTGTGGGTGCAGTGATTGTTGATCCAGAATCCGAGCAGATTGTCGCAGTGGGTCATGACTGTAAGAACGGCTCACATCCGCTTCATCATGCTGTCATGGTCTGTATTGATCTTGTGGCCTGTGGGCAGGGAGGTGGTGCCTACAACTATGACAGATATCCAGCCTGTCGGTACAGCAGGCAAGAGTCCTTTAGGAATTCCTGCAAAGACGTCAATGAGAAAGACACCGGCCTGCCATACATCTGCACTGGATATGACCTTTATGTCACTAGGGAGCCATGCGTGATGTGTGCAATGGCATTGGTTCACTCTAGAATAAGCAGAGTGTTTTATGGAGCATCTTCTGTGGATGGTGCCATGGGAACCAAGTATAAAATTCATTGTCAAAAAGATTTAAATCACCGCTTTGAAGTGTTTAAAGGGGTGATGATAAAAACATGCGAGGCTTTAATtagaaagtga
- the ormdl1 gene encoding ORM1-like protein 1, producing the protein MNVGVAHSEVNPNTRVMNSRGIWLTYALGVGMLHIVLLSIPFFSVPVVWTLTNVIHNFGMYVFMHAVKGTPFETPDQGKARLLTHWEQLDYGVQFTSSRKFFTISPIILYFLASFYTKYDPAHFVINTASLLTVLIPKLPQLHGVRIFGINKY; encoded by the exons ATGAATGTCGGTGTGGCGCACAGCGAAGTGAACCCGAACACTCGAGTGATGAACAGTCGGGGAATATGGTTGACGTACGCACTTGGTGTGGGAATGCTTCACATTGTACTGTTAAGCATTCCTTTCTTCAGTGTTCCTGTTGTGTGGACCCTCACAAATGTTATTCACAATTTC ggtatgtatgtgtttatgCATGCTGTTAAGGGCACACCGTTTGAAACTCCAGACCAGGGCAAGGCGAGACTCCTCACACATTGGGAACAGCTGGACTATGGTGTGCAGTTCACATCATCCAGAAAATTCTTTACAATCTCACCAATCATTTT atattTCCTTGCCAGCTTTTACACGAAATACGACCCAGCTCATTTTGTGATAAACACAGCTTCCCTTTTGACTGTTCTCATCCCAAAACTGCCACAACTTCATGGCGTCAGGATTTTTGGAATAAACAAGTATTAA